A window of the Equus przewalskii isolate Varuska chromosome 10, EquPr2, whole genome shotgun sequence genome harbors these coding sequences:
- the EIF1 gene encoding eukaryotic translation initiation factor 1, translating to MSAIQNLHSFDPFADASKGDDLLPAGTEDYIHIRIQQRNGRKTLTTVQGIADDYDKKKLVKAFKKKFACNGTVIEHPEYGEVIQLQGDQRKNICQFLVEIGLAKEDQLKVHGF from the exons ACCCCTTTGCTGATGCAAGTAAGGGTGATGATCTACTTCCTGCTGGCACTGAGGATTATATCCATATAAGAATTCAACAGAGAAACGGCAGGAAGACTCTTACTACTGTCCAAGGGATCGCTGATGATTACGATAAAAAGAAACTAGTGAAGGCGTTTAAGAAG AAATTTGCCTGCAATGGTACTGTAATTGAGCATCCAGAATATGGAGAAGTAATTCAACTACAGGGTGACCAGCGCAAGAACATATGCCAGTTCCTGGTAGAG ATTGGACTGGCTAAGGAGGACCAGCTGAAGGTTCATGGGTTTTAA